A stretch of DNA from Micromonospora sp. WMMD1155:
GACCGTCGACGGTCACCGTCGGTACGGCCAGGGCGGCGGCGAGCGACACCGCGCCCCGGAACCCGGACCAGCCGGCGACTGTCCCCACCCGCCAGGCCGAGGGCCCCTGGCTCGGGTCCATGATCCGGCGACGTCGCAGCCTCGCGATCTGCGCGGTCAGGTAGACGAAGAACAGCCGGGTGCCGATGACGACGAGCGTCACCACGAGCACGATCACCAGGGCGCGCCCGGGCGAGGTGCTGGTGATGCCCCGCACCGCGCGGGGTATCTGCGTGCCGAGAAGGACGAACAGCCCACCGTTGATCAGGAACGTGGACAGGTCCCAGAACGCGAACGCCAGCACCCGGGACCGGGCGCGGATCACCCGTGGACCGGCGTAGGACAGCACCAGACCGGAGACCACCACCGCCAGCACACCGCTGGCGTGCACGGCGTCGGCCAGCAGGAACGCGGCGAACGGCGTGAGCACGCTCAGCGCGCCCTCCCGAAGCGGGTCGTCGAGCCGTTTGCGGACCAGCACCACGGCCGCCCCCACCAGCACACCGGCCAGTACGCCGCCGACGCTGGCGCCGACGAACTCCTCACCGATGCCCAGCACGCCCGGTTCCGCGCTGTGGGTGAGCAGAGCCACGGTGACCGCGAAGACCACCAGGGCGGTGCCGTCGTTGATCAGACTCTCGGCGTGCAGGGTGGTGAGCAGCTTTCGGGGCAGCCGTTTCGCGAGCCCCGTGACCGCCGCGGCGTCGGTCGGGGCGAGGACCGCCCCGAGCACCCAGGCGGCGGCCGGGTTCACCCCCAACGCCTGCGCGGTGAACGACACGGTGACCAGGGTGAGCACCACCAGCAGCACGGCGAGTGACCCGATCACCGGGAGGTTGGCCCGGATCTCGCGCAGACTGATGGTGAGGCTCTCCCGGTACAGGATCGCCGGGAGGAAGATCAGCAGCACCAGCTCGGGTTCCAGTGCCACGTCGGACAGCGGGGGCGTCAGGCCGAGCAGCACTCCGAACGCGATGAGCAGGACCGGCGGGGCCACCCGGTACCGTCCGCCGAGCGTGGTGCCGATCAGGACGGTGACGCCCAGCACCACGATCATGACGAGCGCCTGCACAGCGTACCCCCTTGATCGTCGCCGGCGGTGGATGCGCCGGTGGTTCCATCTGACCGCACCCACCGGCGGGTTCCGAGGGGAATCGGCAAGTAGCCGTGGGCGGCGGTCAGCGGGTCGCGGTGGCGGCGCGGCCCCGGGCGGTGACCGCGCGGGCGACCCGGCGATGAGCTGCCGACTCCTCTTCGCGGCCCAGCGCGGCCGCCAGGGCGGCGAGGTGCCCGGCCACCGGGCCGACGGTGAGCACGCCGCTGCCGGCGGCCAGTTCCTCCGCCGCCGGCGACAGTTCGACGTAGACCCGTTGCATCGTGTCCCGGTCACCGAGGGCACGCGCCGCCTGGCCGACGAGGCAGAGCCGCGCCTCCCGCAGAAGGTCGTGCGGCCCGTCCGGAAGGGCCGACAGGGCCGCTGCCGCGGCGTCCCGGTCGCCGTCGGCCAGCAGCAGCAACGGCCGGATCCACGGCTCGTGCGGCCCCCAGTCCAGGCCCGCCCAGTCGGTCCCGCCCGGGCCGGGGAGCGGCTGGTCGACACCGTCGGCCCCGTCGTCGACGGCGTCGGCCAGCCGGAGGCCGAGCAGCGCGAGCGGAAGCAACCCCCGGGTCAGGCCCGGCATGCCGTCGGCGGGCAGCCGGCCGGCCGCTTCGCGGTAGGCGTCCGCCGCCGCGGCCGACTCCCCGTCGAGGGCCCGGCGCAGTGCGGCGAACCACCTGGTGAAGACGGCGACCAACGGCAGGTCGTACCGCTCGGCGAGGCGGTCGGCGGCGCGGGCGTGCTCGTCGGCGGCGGGCCGGTCGGCCAGCGCGCAGTACGCCTGGACCAGGACGAGGTGGCCGAGCACCTCGAAGGTCACCAACCGGTGCCGGGCGGCGAGTTCGACCAGCTCGACACCGATCCGGGCCCGGTCGGCCGCCAGGCCGACGCGCTGGAAGGTGTGCATGAAGCGGGCGTTGAGCGCGAAGGCCAGCAGCCCGGGGTCGCCGATCGTCCGGGCGATCGTCTCGGCCTCGGACGCCGCCCGGCGACCACTGTCGGTGGTGGTGCCGCGCAGCTCCAGCGCGAGGGTGCTGAGCAGTCGGCTGCGCCGGGCCGAGCCGGTCGGACCGAGAGCGGTCAGGGCCAACTCGGCGGCTCGGACGATGTGCCCGGAGAGCCTGTCGTCGTCGTTGCGCGTCCAGACGGCGGGTACGTCGAAGCCGGCCAGCACCTCCTCGACCAGCAGCGGGTCGCCGAGGGACTGGGCGGTGGTGATCGCCTCGGCTCGTCGCCCCCGCGCCTCGGCCAGCCTCCCGGTCACGGCCAGCGCGCGCCCCAGTCCGAGCAGCGCGGTCAGCCGTTCGCGCTGTTCGACACCGCCGGCGTGGTCGTACGCCTCGATCACCTGCCCCCACAGGCGGGCCGCCTCATGCGGGTTCCCACCGCGCTCGGCCTGCTCGGCGGCGGTGCGGGCGTACGCCCCGGCGCGACCGGCAGCGGCCCGTCCGCCCGCGCGCAGCAGGTGGTACGCCATCGCGGCGGGCTCGACGGGGTCTCGTCGTCGCAGCTCCTCGGCGATGGCGGCGTGCCAGGCGGCCCGGCGGGGTGTGGACAGGTCGGCGTAGAGCGTGTCGCGGACCAGGATGTGGGTGAAGCGCAGCCGCCCGTCGGGCTCCCGCTCGGTGAGGAAGCCGGCCTGCAGGGCGCGGTCGACGGCGTCCAGCACCATCGCGGGATCCCCCGCCAGGGAGGTGAGGACCTCCAGGTCGAGATCACGGCCGAGCACGGCGGCCTGCCGCAGGACGGTGCGTGTCGGCGTGGGTAGCTGGGCCGACCGGTGTCGGATCACGTCGCGTACCCCGGGCGGCACCGAGGCCAGTGCGGCCTCCCCCTCGCTCGCGTACAACTGGGCCAGCTCGCGGACGAAGAACGGGTTGCCGCCGCTGCGGTCGTGGATCAACCGGGCGGTGGCCGGGGCGAGTGCCGGGCCGACGACGGCGCGGGCCAACTCGCCGGTCGCCGACGCGGACAGGCCGGCGAGGTACTCCCGGGTCGGCTCCAGCCCGGCGACGCGGGCCAGCGCGGCGGTCAGCTCCGGGCTGATCTCGGTGGCCCGGTAGGTGCCGAGGACGAGCACCGGCCCGGTGGCCGGGTGTGGACCGGTGAGCAGGGCGGTCAGCAGGTCCAGGGTGTCACCGTCGGCGCGGTGCAGGTCGTCGAGGACCACGAGCAGCGGCCCTCGCTCGGCGCCCGACGCGATCACCGACGCCACCGCCCGGTGGCGACGGAACCGCCCACCGGCGAGGTCGCCCGAGTCGTCGTCGGCCCCCACCTCGCCGCTCAGCCCGGTGAGCGCGTCGCTGACCTGGGTCCACGGCCAGGCCGGCGGTGCGCCCTCGTACTCCGGGCTGCGGCCCCACGCCGTGGTCCAGCCCTCGGCGGCGAGCCGCTGGGCCAGCGTCTCGGCCATCGCGGTCTTGCCGGCACCCGGGTCGCCGGAGAGGAGCGCGAGGGTGGGCCTGCGGCGTCGGAGTGCGGTCTCGGCGGCGTGCCACAGCCGGTCCAACTCCCCGGATCGGCCGACGAACGGACGCCGCCGTGGCGGCTCGGCCCCTGCGGGCCCCCGGAGGCTGGGAGTGGCGGCGGCGTCGAGGGCCGGGGTGAGATGCGGCGCCTGGGCCAGGACGTCGGCTTCCAACCTCCGCAACTCGGGCCCGGGGTCGACCCCCAGCTCGGCCACCAGGACGGTACGTGCCTCGCGCAGCGCGGCGAGGGCGTCCCCCTGCCGACCGGCGCGGTACCGGGCCACCGCGAGCAACCGCCAGGCGTCCTCCCGCAGCGGATGGTTGGCCAGGTGAGCCGGCAGGTCGGCGGCGGCTTCGTCCGGGCGGCCCAGGGCCAGCAACGCCTCGGCCCGCCGCTCGACGGCCAGCATCCGCAGCTCGTTCAGTCGGTTGATCTCCGCAGCCGCCCAGACCTCGTTCGCGCAGTCGGCGTACGCGGGCCCGCGCCAGAGCCGGAGTGCGCCGTCCAGGGCGGTCAGCGCCGGTTCGGGACGTCCGGCCGCGAGCAGTCGGCCCGCCTCGCCGACTGCCGCCTCGAACCGGCCGGCGTCCACCGCGTCCGGAGCGACGCGCAGCACGTACCCGGTCGACTCGGTGACCAGGACCCGGGGCGGCTGCCGGGGTGGCCGATCGGGCTCCAGGGCCCGGCGCAGATCGGCGACGAAGGTCCGGATCGCGCCCAGCGCGCCCTCCGGCGCGACCTCCCACAGGTCGTCGACCAGACGCCGCACCGGCACCACCCGCCCGTGGGCGATCAACAGCCGAGCCAGCACCAGGCGGTGTCGGTGTCCGCGCAGCGGTGCCGGACCGCGCTCCGTCATGGCGGTCACCGGCCCGAGGACGCCGAAGGTCACCGCCTCCGGTGCCGTCGACTGCCTGGTCATGGCACCAGGCTAGGGCGCGCCCGGGGGCGAGGGCCGGCCGGTGCTGATCCGACGCTGACCGTCCGCTGATCGGCACGGAGCAGGCTCGATCACGTACGACGAGGCGGGGCGACCGCCCCAGCCGGCACTGCTCACCAGAGAGGTTCTCCCGTGGACCCCAGGATCAACGGATTCGACTACCGACGCGTGAGCGTCGCGGACGGTGTGGCGCTCAACGTCGCAGTGGGCGGATCCGGACCAGCTGTCGTGCTGCTGCACGGTTTTCCGCAGACGCACCTCATGTGGCGGCACGTCGCCGCCGACCTGGCCGCCGACCACACGGTGATCTGCCCAGACCTGCGCGGCTACGGCGACAGCGACAAGCCCGCCGACACCGACGGCACCGGGTACGCCAAGCGCACCATGGCCGCCGACGTCGTGGCGCTGGCCGGCGCGCTCGGCCACGAACGGTTCGCGCTGGCGGGCCACGACCGGGGTGCGCTCGTGGCGTTCCGCGCCGGTCTGGACCACCCGGCGTCGGTCAGCCGGCTCGCGTTGCTCGACGTGGTGCCGACCCTGGACATGTGGGGGGTGCTGCACGGCACCTCCGCGGCTGTCGCGTTCCACCTGTACCTCATGGCGCAGCCGCCCGGGCTGCCGGAGGAGTTGATCGGTGGCCGCCCGGACGCCTTCTTCGGCCACTTCCTCGACGCCTGGACCCGTGACCCGGCGGCGATGCCGGCGGACGTGCGGGCGGCCTACCTGCGGGCGTCGCGTGACGCGGTGACCTCGATCGTCGCCGACTATCGCGCGTCGGCCGGCATCGACGTGGTCCACGACACCGCCGACCGCGAGGCCGGCAACACGCTGCGCATGCCGGTGACGGTGCTCCAGCAGGACTGGGGTGCCGCGCTGGGCTACGACGCGGCCGGGGTGTGGCGGGCCTGGGCACCCGACCTGGAGCACCGGACGGTCACCTCCGGGCACTTCATGGCGGAGGAGGCGCCGGCCGAGGTCGTCCGGGAGCTGCGGGCGCTGCTCGACCGCTGACCGATCGGCGGCCCGACCACACCACCATCACCTTGGGTAAGATAGGCGACACCCGGGGTAACGATCATGGTGGCGTGGCCGGGCCGCCGCGCTCCATCCGGCCCAGCGTGCGGCGACCGGGCCCGAACGGGCCCTGACCTGCGGCAATGCGACGTGACACGCAGTGGACGACAACCGGTCATCGGTGATACACAGGCAGATAACCGGCAGCCAACGACGTCGAGTCGATCCCTCTCCTCGCCTTACGACCGTCCAACCGCGCCGCACCAGCGCCGGCATGCCGCTCCACAGTCGCGATCGGACGGCACCGACGCGTCGGGCCGCTGCGGGAGGCCGTTCCTCGACCAGGGAGTTGCCGTGGGAACCCTCCGGATCCGATCCCGACACCAACCGTACGAGATCGCCGTCCTGACCGCGGCACCCGTCTGCGGCGTTCTGATGATGACCCTCGACGTTCGGCCGACCTCCGTGCAGACGGCCATGCCCGGGCCCATCCAGGCCGCCTGGGAGCTGGGGCTGATCGCGGTGGGTGTGGGCGGGTTGCTGGGCATCCTGTGGCCCGGCCGGCTCTCCACCGGGCTCGGCCTCGAACTCGCGTCGGTGCTGGTGCTCGGCACGATCACCGGCATGTACGCGGTGGCCCTGGTGACCATGTCGGGCCGACAGTCCCTCGTCGCGACGTCGTTCGTCATCGCGGTGACGGTCGGGTCGCTGTGGCGGGCCACGCAGATCGCCGTCGACCTGCGTCGCCTGGCCCGGGCTTGCGAATGCCTGAATTACGAACCCCTGGAGGCAGGTGTCACGTGATGACCTCCCCGGCGCCGGCCGCACCCCACTGGGTGCAGCTGGCGCTCAGTGTGCTCGGCATCCTCGGTGGCAGCACCGGCCTCGCCGCTATCGCCACCGTGGTGGTGCAGCGCGGCAAGTTCAAGGCCGACGCCGCCGACACCCTCACCGAGGCCGCTCTCACCCTGGTGCAGCCGTTGCAGACCCGGATCACCCAGCTGGAGGGCGAGGCGCTGAACGCCCGATCCGAGCTGGGCGTGCTCCGCGAACAGGTCAACCAGTTGCAGTTCGTGGTCCGGGTGCTCACCCGGACGTTGGACCGCTGGCGGGCCGCGATCCGAGCCCCGGACGCCACCCTACGGAAGATCCGCGCGACGGTGGCGGAGACCGACCGCGCGACCGAGGAGCGCTGACCACCCGCGTTCCCGGCGCGGCCGACCGGCAGTGAAGACCTCAGGCGGAGCCCTGGATACGGGCGCGAAGCTCGTCGACCGCCGCCCGGAACTCGGGGTCGGACTCGCCCGGATGGTGCCCCCGCATCGGCGGTGGACAGCGCTCTCCCGGGGCCGGTAGCAGGTCCGACGGATCCCGCAACCGTCGGTCGACTCGACCGGCCGGATCGGTCGGGTCCGGGGGTGGATCACCGGGCCGATGGGCGGCGAAGATCCAGCCACCGATGGGATCGGTGTCCCGCCACAAATTGAGCCATCGCCACCCGACCCGCTCCCCGACCTGCCGTAGGACCTCCTCGTTCAGGTAGGCGGGGAAGATCCGGGCGTACAGGCGGTCCAGCGGCGAGCCGTAGGTGAGCAGCGCGACCCGCGTACGGACGCGCGGAGGCAGCCGCAGCACCGCGAGAGCGAGCAACACGGACCCGTGGCTGTGCCCACAGAGCAGCACCCCGGCGTGCCGCTCGGTCAGTTGGGTGATCCGGTGCGCCAGCTCCGGTACCGCGCGGTCGGCGTAGCTCGGCGGCGCGAACGGGTGCGCGGCCCGGGGCCAGAAGGTGCCCAGGTCCCACAGGATGCCGACGTGCCGGCGGAACCACGCCGTCCGGTAGGCGAACACCCCACCCAGGAGCAGGGCGACCACCGCCGCCGTCGCGAAGTAGCTACCCAGGGCGAGCCCCATGCCCGCCACTCCGACCGGAAGCCCGAGGAACCGCGTCGCCAGCTCGTCGGGTGTCAGGTCGAACAGCCGCAACAGAGAGGTGGCCAGGCCGATCGCGGTGAGGGCCGCCCACGCGACGCAGAGAAGCCCCAACCACTCGGCGAACCGCGCCCGGGCGACCGCCCTCGTCACCTGACGCAGCCGCCCGACGCCCCGCGGCGGCACGGTCGGGAAGTCGCGCGCCGTGATCGCCGCCGCCGCGCGGCGACGGCGTCGCCGACTCAGCAGGGTCAACGCCCCGCACACCAGGACGCCGGCGATGACGTGCAGGAAGAACGCCAGGATCGTCCACTGGTACGGCAGCGGCGGTCCGCCCTCGCCGCGGTAGCCGTCCAGCAGGTTCCCGCTCTGGTAGACGAGGTTGGCGGAGAACACTCCGGCGAGGCCGACCCCGAAGGCCGCGACCACCGCCGCGCCCAATCCGCGCGACAGCGCGCGGCGACGGTCCCCTCGGCCGTGATGCCACAGCACCAGCGCACTCAGCGCCACCAGCAGCGTCATCTCCCCGAGCAGTGCCCAGCTCGCGATCGAGTCGTATCCGGGCAGCCCGTCCGACGAGGGCCAGGCCCGCTCGTCCAGGACGACGGTGGCGAGGGTGGCCGCGGTCAGGCCGACGGCCACCGCGCGGAGCGTCTTGGCGGTCCGGGTGATCGTCCCCGTCATTGCCGCCCGATCGAGCAGGCCGGGCACGACGAGCAGCCCGGCACAGGCCAGCAGCACCGCGACGCTGAGCGTCAACAGCAGGGCCGACGTGGCCGTCGCGCCGCCTGCGGTACGGGCGGCGAGCAGGATCAGATCGAGCATGGCGAGCGCGGCCGCCACGTGGATCGCCCGCAACCTATCCACCAGTGGCTCGACGACCCACAGGGGTTTGCCGGCCGGGCGGGGCCGTCGGGCGCCGAGCAACCGGAGGAACGCGACGGCGGCGATGGGCAGGAGCGACAGGACGGCGAGCCGCAACCCGACCTGACGCCCGTCGAGCCCGCCCACCGCGTCGAACGGGCCCCGGCAGCGCGCCGCGCCCAGACACCGCCAGGCGATCAGGTCGAGGGCGACTCCGGCGGTGCACACCACGTACAGCACGGTGAGGTCGAGCGCGAGGAGCCGGCACAGCGTGGTGACCCACTCACCGCCGCGGCGGGCCGTGGGCCGCATCCACACCGCCAGGTTGCTGAGCATGAACGGCAGCAGGAGGACCAGGGAGAGGGTCCGGGCCACGGTGCCCGAGGGCAGGTCACCCCAGCGGTACGCCTCGACCGTCATCCCGTCCGGGCTGTCGTCGGACCGGTCGGCGCGGTGGAAGCCCCCGCTGGCGTCGCCTGCCACCTGGTGGACCGGCGCCTGATCGAGGATGACTCGGGGCTCCGCCCCGGACACGCCGTGCACCCGCAGCTCCACCACGTCGTGCTCGCGCGGTGGGTCATCGTGCTGCCCTTCCCCCTCCGGCATCGGCGGCTACCGGGCCGGCCGACCGGCGGCGTCGGAACGTCCGGCACCCTGCCACGGTAGTGGCATCGCGTCGACCAGGACGATCAGCAGCAGCACCCCGGCGACGACCGCGCTGCTGGCGAGCTGCGGGAGCTTCCAGGTCGCCAGCCCGGCCACGATGATTGCCGGCACACCGACCAGTCGCGCCCAGGGCAGACCGCTGTCGACAGCGGCCGCGAGCAGGATCCGGGCGGTCAGGAACAGCGCGGGACCGATCACGCCCACGGCCAACTGTCCGTTGTCGCGGGCGCCTGGGTCGTCGATCGTCATCTCTATCGCGACCGAGGTGGCCAGCACCCCGGCGATCATCACCAGGTGCAGGTAGCCGGCCATCAGCGCCAGCATGCTGCCCGGCGGCCCGGCCGCCACCACGGCGGCACCCAGCCGCGTACCGGCGGGCACCAGGTAGAGCCGGGCCAGGGCCACCGCGGTCACGAACGCCAGAGCGAACGCCAGGGTGCTCTCCCGATCCATGCCGGAGCCGCTGTACGTCACGCCGGCGATCAGGATCAGTTCGCCCAACGCGATGATGAAGATCTGCTGGTAGCGCTCGGAGAGGTGGTCCCCGTTCACCTGAAGCTCCGGCCAGGTGCTGCGCCCGAGCCACGGGAACGGCCAGCGCAGCCGCGCGAGGGCGTACTCCAGCAGCAGTGCGAGCGCCCAGAGGATCTCCCGGGCCGGGGCGACGAACGCCCCGACGATCCAGAGCACGCCGGAGATCGCGAACCAGGTCGCCACCCGCACGCTGCGCACCTGCAGCTGATGCCCCCGCAGCGCCGGGATCAACAGCGCGCCCCGGCCCAGGTGGATGGCGACGTAGGCGACGGCGAACACCGGGGCGTGCGAGTCGAACGCGGTGGGCACGGCCGCGGCCATCAGCAGACCGCCGAACATCACCCAGAGCAGGAGTACGACGATCAGCGGGGCCCGCGGGTCGAACCAGTCCGCCGACCACGCGGTCACGAACCACACCCACCAGAGCGCCGCCAAGAGGATCAACACCCGGAAGCCGCCGACCATGCTGGTGTCGTCGAGCAACGCCCGGGACAACCGGGTCAGCGCGAAGATGAACGCCAGGTCGAAGAAGAGTTCCAGGAACGACGTCCGGCGGGGATTCTCCCGGCGCTGGAGCAGCCGGTCGGCAAACCCGTTCGTCATCGCCCGCCTTTCCTGACGTCAACTGCCGCCCCAGTCGTACCACCTGAGCAGCCGGGCCCGGGCGCGTTCTCTCAGGCCGGGCCGTCGTCATCAGCGGGTGGTGGCGACGGCGGGCCGGGACATCAGGTCCGATGCCACGTCCCAGAGCCGCTCGGCGTTGCCCGGGTCGACCGCGTACGCGGCCACACCGCTGTAGTCGGCGGGCCGCTCGGTCACGACCACGGCCTCGGCGCAGTCCTCGAAGTAGCGACCGCCGATGCCGTCGAGCAGCGGGGACGCGGCGAGCAGCACCGAGGTCGCGGCACCCTGCTGCGGAGTCTTCTGCCGCTCCTTCGGTGTGCGCAGCCCACCGGTGTGCTTCTGCAGGCCGGTGGCGACGGCACCGGGGTTCAGCGCGTTGGCGTGGATGCCCTCGCCGGACCAGCGGCGGGTCACCTCGACGGCGAGCAACGCCTCGGCGCTCTTGGACTGCCCGTACGCCAGCAACGGGTCGTACGGGCGGAACGCGAAGTGCAGGTCGTCGAAGATCACCGGGGAGAAGAGGTTGCCGCTGGAGCTGACCGACACGACCCGGGCGCCTCCGGCGGCGGCGAGCGCGTCGTGCAGGCCGACGGTCAACGCGAAGTGCCCCATGAAGTTGGTGGCGAACTGCATCTCCCAGCCCTCGGGCGTGCGCTCCAACTCCGGCAGCGCCATGATCCCGGCGTTGTTGACCAGGATGTGCAGCGGCTGGTCCCAGGCGGCGACGAACCGGCGTACCGAATCCTGGTCGGCCAGGTCCAGCTCGCGGGCGGTGACCCGGTCCGCGCCGATGCCGGCCGCGATGTCGGCGGCGGCCTGCTCGCCGGCGGCGACCCGGCGTACCCCGAGCACCACCTCGGCACCGGCGGCGGCCAGCGAGCGGGCGGTCTCGACGCCGATACCGGCGGCCCCTCCGGTGACGACGGCCCGCAGGCCGGTCAGGTCGACCCCGGCGATGACCTCGTCGGCGGTCGAGGCGAAGCCGAACGGGGTCACGATTCGCTCAGTCATCTCTGTCCCATCTTCCGGTCACGCTTACGCCAGCCACTGTCACCCAATCAGCGGGCGGTGTCCGGGTCCTGGTTTTCCTGGTAGTGGCAGGACCAGGATGGGCGGTCGGCCACCGCTCCTACGATGGGCTGATGAGCACGGCCGGGCCGCTCGGCGAGTACCTGCGTGCCCGGCGCGAGCTGATCGGGCCGGGCGACGTCGGGCTGCCCGCGCACGGCCGACGGCGGGTGCCCGGCCTGCGGCGCGAGGAGGCGGCTCTGCTCGCCGGCATCAGCGCCGACTACTACCTGCGGTTGGAGCAGGGCCGGGACCGGCACCCGTCGGCGCAGGTGCTCGACGCGCTGGCCCGGGCGCTGCTGCTGGACGCGGAGGCCACCGCGCATCTGCACCGCCTAGGCGGGCCGGTCCCGACCCGCCGCCCGACGCGCCGGGCGGAGCGGGTGCCGACCGGCGTCCGGCAGCTGGTCGGGTCGTGGACCGAGACACCCGCGTTCGTGCACGGCCGGTATCTGGACGTGCTCTTCGCCAATCCCCTGGCGACCGCTCTGGCACCCGTCTTCAGCGCCGGGGTGAACCTGCTGCGCGCGGTCTTCCTGGACCCGAGCGTGCCGGCGCTCTACCCCGCCCTGACGGCGGTCGCGGCGAACGCGGTGGCCGGACTGCGCGCGCAGGTCGGCCCCGAGACGGACGACCCCCGCCTCACCGACCTGGTCGACGAGCTGACGGCCGGCAGCGAACGGTTCCGACGGCTGTGGGCCCGGCACGACGTCAGCGCCCGCGCCGGCGGTGGGTCACGGGTGTTCCGGCATCCACAGGTGGGCGAGTTGGAGCTGCGCTACGAGAAGTTCATCGTCAGCGGCACCACCCAGTCGCTCGTCGTCTACCACGCCGAGCCGGGCAGCCCGTCGGCGCGCACCCTGGCCCGGCTGGCCCCGACCACTGGGCCGGGCTAACCGGTGGTCGCCCGCTCGGCGACGACCACCGCGATCCCGTCGAGGACGCGTTGCAGACCGAACTCGAAGGCGTACTCCGGGCCGTACGCGCCGCCGTGCCGCTGACCCGCCGCGGTGCCGACCCGGGATGCGGTCGGGTAGCTGTCGGCCGTCATGAAGGTCTCCAGCCAGGGCGCGTGCGACTGCCACCACTGGCCGTCGGTCATGCCGGTCTCGCGTTCCAGGTCGACCACCTCGGAGGCGGCCCGCGCCGCGCTCTTCACGTGGCCGAGCACGAGGGTGAGCACCGCGTCCATCTCGACGTCGCTGAGCCCGATGTCGGCGACCGCGCCGAGTTCGTGGTCGTACTTCGCCATCAGGTGCGGGCCGAGCACCGGTCGGGTCGTCTCGGCGCGCAGCATCCAGGGATGCCGCTGGTAGAGCGCCAGGTTGTCGCGTGCGATCCGGTCCAGCCGGGCCCGCCAGTCGCCCTCGACGGCGGGGCGGGGCATCTCGCCGTACGCGCTGTCGATCATGACGGCGACGAGTTCGGCCTTGCCCGGCACGTAGGTGTAGACCGACATCGTGCCGACGCCCAGCGCCTCGCCGACCCGGCGCATCGTCAACGCGTCGAGACCCTCCGCGTCGGCGATCTCGGTGGCGGCCCGCACGATCCGGTCGACGCTGAGCCCCGGCCCCGCGCTACGGCTGGCCGGCTCCCGGGTGCGCCAGAGGATGGCCAGGCTCCGGGCCGGGTCCGCGGTCGCCTTGCGCTCACTCGCCATGGTGCGGCAATCCTAACAACGCGGGCGTACGCCGTACGCCGACCGGACGCGGCACGCGCCGACCCGCTCAACCGGTAGTGCTGGGCATACCCCGGAGAGTGGATCTGGACGGCTGGGGCGGCCCCTCGCCCGCGATTAGCGTCTCTGGCATGACCCCGGAACGTCCTTCGCACCTGGCCGAGGCGCTGCGCCGCCGCGACTGGCTGATCTCCGCCTGGCCCTGGAGGGCGCTGGCCTACCTGGTCAGCACCGTGCCGATCGCGGGCGTGCT
This window harbors:
- a CDS encoding helix-turn-helix transcriptional regulator, which codes for MSTAGPLGEYLRARRELIGPGDVGLPAHGRRRVPGLRREEAALLAGISADYYLRLEQGRDRHPSAQVLDALARALLLDAEATAHLHRLGGPVPTRRPTRRAERVPTGVRQLVGSWTETPAFVHGRYLDVLFANPLATALAPVFSAGVNLLRAVFLDPSVPALYPALTAVAANAVAGLRAQVGPETDDPRLTDLVDELTAGSERFRRLWARHDVSARAGGGSRVFRHPQVGELELRYEKFIVSGTTQSLVVYHAEPGSPSARTLARLAPTTGPG
- a CDS encoding TetR/AcrR family transcriptional regulator: MASERKATADPARSLAILWRTREPASRSAGPGLSVDRIVRAATEIADAEGLDALTMRRVGEALGVGTMSVYTYVPGKAELVAVMIDSAYGEMPRPAVEGDWRARLDRIARDNLALYQRHPWMLRAETTRPVLGPHLMAKYDHELGAVADIGLSDVEMDAVLTLVLGHVKSAARAASEVVDLERETGMTDGQWWQSHAPWLETFMTADSYPTASRVGTAAGQRHGGAYGPEYAFEFGLQRVLDGIAVVVAERATTG